The Juglans regia cultivar Chandler chromosome 16, Walnut 2.0, whole genome shotgun sequence nucleotide sequence atatttatattaaaaaataatattttatcttcttaattcaattcaacacaactcaactcacaaaCGCATCACATACCAAAATTATGGTCGCGTTTTTCATTTTATTCCCCTTACACGTCTTCTCATTCCCCTTCTTTTAGAGACCCAACAGAGTAAaggtcttttttctttttaagagaataagaacatgcatttttcattttgcttTCATCTTTTGTCGGTTCATGAATTCAATCCAGAGCAATGACCAAAATtcaagaatgaaagaaagataattaataaCATGCTTGTAAGAAATGTTATGGATCCCGATCGATTTATACGATTTCAGTCATAAAATCTGCAAACTAAAAGCAGCACTTCATCAATCATCATCATAGCACTAAAACAGCAAATCAACATGATAATTCAGATCGTAATTTCCGGtgcgtaaaaaataaaaattgagtaaactcagaagaaaataaattaccCCTACTTTATAAGAATTTCAATACTGTAGTGTGACTACAATTACAACTGATTATctcccacctctctctctcgctcttgAAGTATCATGGGATTTATATTACATAATTCGATtcgaagaaaaaagagagaacttgagagagagagagagagagagactgtaATATTAGTTGACAGAACCGTAACAACAAACGAGCACAAACCGGATTAAGAGGGACGGTTTGGTGGCCTTACGATGAGTTGGGCAGGTAAGGGCCGGCTCGTACCGTTCCCGCCACAGCTTCTACACGCCATTCGACCGGATCCGGCACATGAACGGCAGCCGACATCGTCGTCGGACCAGCGGGAGCAGAGGCAGGAGACCCGGCCTGTTCCGTTGCAACTGGGGCACCGCGGGAACGGGCCGGCCATTGGCTTCTGTTCCATGACCGACTTGACCAACACGGCCCCGGCCAACACGCTCAGACCCGTGGCCAGTTGAGTCAACACGACAGGACTCATACTCGATCTGTCGGACCTCGAACAGAGCTCAAAAAAGGGAGCCGGAGGGGAGCTACCTCTTCAGGTGCAAGAGAAGAGAGAACGAACAGAGAGATTTTTTCGGGGGCGctataaaatcaatattgtaATGGTTTTGGTAagcattttgttgtttttatatatagaggGAGAAATGAAGTGGTAAGCGGTTAGAACACGTAGTCGCTGAAGATGTTTGGTTGTTCTTAGAAGctggagattttggaatttagCGAAGGTGTGAGGATGTGTGGGGTTCCTCTCTGTCTTCCACGGCTCTACTCTCGAATGAGATCTGGGTCTTTGCCTTTTTACAATTGCATATCCCTGACTTCTATCTCACACTATGTGTGGTGGGTTTCTGTCGagtgttttttctttatgatgTAACTACAAAAAGCTTTCACacgtcatttttttaaagaaaaaatttatttttaaatcttatttttgttaCGTTTATTGCATTATTAATGTCGAAACTTTTCAcgtcaattatattaaaaattgattgatattttgattttcttaaattatgtatagcaaaactttatttttttaatatataaattataaactgaaatgaattaatatgaaagttaaaagttaaataaaatattattttttaatattattattattttaaaattttaaaaaattataataatcatataAGGTGAATTGAGTTGACATTAATCCAAACTCGGCCTTAATCTTGGACTCCATCTAATAGCTAGGATTTTAAAAGCTATTCGATGTTGTAACTTCAAGTTGATTATTCGTTCACTCGGGGAGGGTGTCGcttttcatttaatatataaaatttattgaaagtTATATATGACACTTGTGCGAGGTTATATGAAGTTTAATCttcctataaatataattttatttctacatatattTTCCCTAGTCCatacattagaaaaaaaaaaaatcaaacagtacttaaaaaaaatcaaccataCCTATAAATCAATCGGATTCACAACTAGTTATAATAATTTCGAAGCTTTCTAAAAAGATAATTACCAAAGTAGTATAAATCTATGAGGTAATTACGTTTTATCTCCTTACTCTCaagatatcaaaattatcatttacatgattaaattcaaaatgagtaatattacaaactatatttttatttcacttttattttgcGGCACTTTTCATCACTTTAAGATGGGGGTAGCAAATCATATTTTTGGGTCGTATTAAGTTATGGATATTTGACTATATGGATTAATCATAACCCAACCTATTAAACTAAATATGTTAAACTTCCAAATTCTAACCCAACTCATTTAGATAACGGATCATGTCATGTCACCCGTTTTgactcatttaataattaattaaacatatattaacaCAATACGATTCATTTAAACCTTtttgtttcatataaatgggtTGGACTAAAACACATAATctatttgacctgattaatataatttcacataaaagttaaaatctatatttattaataactacaatatcttataaaaatatttttcaaattttaacatataataaaactaatattacaaaccatacaataacaaatatgagcataggtctaaaattacaatataaacaataaaaatataagcatactgaaaaataccaatattataatttaacaataataaaattctaattttgaaataaattctaaattgaTCAAAACGGTTTGATTTCGTGTTAAGTAGGTTGATCCGTTATTGATCCGTTTATAAATCGTTTCTTAACGAGTCAATCCGTTTTTACCCAAACTTGTTAACACCAAATTCAAACTTGCTGATTTTGTATCGTGTTCATATTGGATTTTTAGATTCACgaatcgtgtcacatattgtcactcCTACTTTTAGAtcgtcaattattttttaaaagaaaaattcaaaaattggtAAGTAATATTACCTATCCTAGCGGGATAAGAattggatgaatgtaaagtACGTACTACGTagagttttctttcaaaatataagTTTCGGCATTCGTTCTCCACAAGATCATCTCAaactttaactattaaattatatatattatgacgTATATTTAGAAAAGGATATCAAGCGATAATTTTGATAGTATAAAAGCTTACAATATTACAGGGGAAAAATGATAGCTCGGGAACATTAAAATAACTTCTTTTAAATTGACAACCACCATAAAGAATGACTAAactactattttattatcagatttattttgaaacattcaaacaaaagataaaaaattaataaaaaataaactaaaaaatgaaaaaataataaataaataaataaaaggctGATAATTTTTTACTACAAACAAAACTGAAAGCCTCTTGGGATTTTTGGGGTTGGTGGATGGTCTGTCtcatttctatttaaataataagatgagatgaattgagatgatttgtaaacattagtgagattaatagataaaataaaattatatgagatgatttCATTACCCTAACAGGCCGAGCTTCGATCAAATTACGCACGTGTAGAATATTAAAAGTGAGATTATAAAAGTGTAGaaggtttgaactttgaactttgaaatGTTCAATTACGCACGTTTGTTCCACGGCTTCGATCAAATTGCAGTGACTCGATTTATGGAAGCGGTCCCAAATTCCCAACCCAAGTCTGATATGCATGTTATCAGCAACCTGAGGTCCTGAGCCGCCTCATGACCGTCGTTACACTTATGATGTGACTGAGTTTCAAGTGATTTTATAAATAGCGTAATGATCAGACACATACATGTGGTAAAATTTAAGAGAatagtaagagaataaaatattgcaaCGTAGGAATAGCTTTTCAGGAGgttaatataatttgttttcaatttttttgtgtcacaaaaatgataatattatagGGATAAAGGgataagaaatataaaagagagatacattaatttagtaattttaagAGTTAATACATGAAtgtgagaaaattataaaacatgGAATCTAAatagcaatgctacacaacctcctaaTCTTcccacaccacatttttttaaaaattttaaatttttttttttttagtttattctttttaaactaattcaatttttctattcattattcatatattaaatatttgataaaagaaaaaaaattaaaattaaaaaaagtgtggtgtgtggaggttgtgtgaatggtaagagattgtgtagattttttggaATCTAAATGGTCATCAACCAAgttcatgtatatatttataacagtACAAatcttttttacaatttttatacaaCATGTGTTAATATGAGAGTAATTTTGTAAAGTGatcttacttttataaattattttgtaaaaatattcttaatttaaaacataattatgtaaaagttgttaaaaatagttgtaaatgTACCATTGATGTCGTGATTCGCCGCCCAAGCAACTCTCCGATGAGTCGATCCGTTTCTGCGAATATGGAGAAATGAGGGTTCTGGATGGTGAGAAACACTTTCGATACCTAAGTCAGCTTGGGTTCTCAATCTATGATTTAAGGGAGCTTAAATGAAAATGCTTTGAGAGTTCTTTGCCCCCACAATGGGGGGTATATATCCCTGGTTAGGGTGGTCCCTTGGCAAGCCGATCGTGGTGATGGTTGCTCCGTACTCAGGTCGTGCCCTCTCCCGACGTTCTGCCACGCAATAGGTCATCCATGCTTGATCGTGGCAACCGCTAACAGTCCAGGGTTCACGTTGTGGCATATCTGTCTTGACCTTCATTAAATGCGACGTGGTCTTGACTTGGTGCACCCACCTTCCAGGTCTGTCCAACCATCAGTGTATAAGGACCAGTATTGTCCTTGACACTGTGTATGTGAATTGTAGGCTAGTAGTGGTATCAGGCCTCCTAACTCAGGGATCCATTTTCCGCTTATGCGACTTTATTGCTCCTCTTTGGGCTTCCTGGATGGATTTTGTCCTTCTCGGTCTGGCCCATCCTATCATTTCATACCGATTTCTTAATACTGGGCTTCCCTTAGACCTATCAGTACCTTGTGGGCTGGGCCCGTGTGGTTTGGCCCGACCCTGTTAAGGCCTCCCTCACGTGTACcattttctttatgaataaccacttaaaatataaaataatgatatacttgtaattttttacaatttgttattgtcttttttaaatcaatcaCTGTAAGCAtgccacttcattaaaaatgacttacaattttataaaattatcactaatttaatatatagtCGGAATAGAGTTATAAGATATGTAAGTCAATcgattaactaaaatatattttgtcaatATGTATGACTAAGAATAACATTAATTTAAGATGATAATCAACATTTCTCGTATTGGAGTGTATacacattattaaatattaGCATTTActataatttgatataagaaatagatacaatatatatagattttttataatattaaatactagTGGTGAACGATGCGAAATTACTCTAAAACAGGATAAACTCCACTATTAGATTTTTAAGATCAGCTAGTAATTTTTGTATGTCTTCAAAATCGACCGGTCACTGATCCTTTATATACATTtaagtagaaaaattatatacatacaatCCTTTATCCAATCTTGTGTTAAATAcaccaaaaatatataacaaatgaaCCCAATACACAGCAAATtggaaacattaaaaaaaactaaactagTAAAAATTTGAAGCAAACCCACGATTGCGAGAAGGAGAGtctgagaagaagaagaggaggaggaggagacaaTGAAGCGGGCCGTGCTGCCGCAGTGATtgcaagagggagagaggttCTAAGAGTGCATCGTCACAGCccgcatgagagagagagaaaagagagtggGAGAGAGGAGAACTAAATTTAACTTAACCTCAAAATGACGTCGTAGAACTCTTAAACAGTTTTGGTAacgaatttatttatttttttatacatgcgCGCACACATATACGCatgctcttatttttttatacatgcgCGCACACATATATGCATGTTTGGAGTTGAGCTTAAGGAGCAATATTACATAACCTCTTAATTTctacacaacatattttttaaaacttttaatattttttttaaaattttttttgaatttattctttttaaactaattcaattattatatttaatattcatatattaaattttttataaaataaaaaaaataataaaaattaaaaataaattatgtgtagagattgtgtgaatagtaagaaataatacaaattttttagaGCTTAAGTCCAGCTCAGGAGTGCGGGGTGCAGAGGGGGGCGGGACTGCACCCAGCCCGTCGCCCGCCTCCTGCCCCCTTTGACTGCTTTCCTTGCAGGCCATGGCTAGAGTTGCGGCCCGCGCTGCCCAAATGGGTCTAGGACAGTGACAGGGGGTGGCGGGGGGTGGGGCGCTCATGTCATTActccattttattttgacatgTCTACGTGGGAGTAACAGGAGTTATTACACAGAatgttttaacaaaatatatcatcacggTTTTGAAAAGTTAACCATTGAAGTATGTCTGCTGGGACAGTGTATTTGGAGTCCTTTAAAGGAGTCGTGtacatgaaaaattaatgatCAAGTCGTTGACGACATTTTCTTTCGTTGATCTGTATTTTCACCGCTCCATACCATCCAAAATTGAACGTGTTTTGAATGTTGTTAAAGTGATCCAAACAACCCAATTATTAgtcatgtaatatatattacattaactTGACAAAAATGGCTATTTGACTTGACTAACCTCATTTAGGTAATTGACTACCTAGGTGGAGCCAAATCCAACTACCGCCTGTCTACCCCAACCCCAACAACTTGGGATTTTCCAAAAGCCTCCATCCTAATTTTCAAAGCCGGAGAGGCACTCAAACGAACGAGGGATCGATCAGAATCTTGTCTGAAATCAAAACATGAGTATATAACTAGCTGTATCAAAGTCTTCTTCACCAAAGGGTTGCAGTgcttgaaaatgcaaaatatcatcaacaaaAAGACCTGTCCTTTGAAGTGACCGATACCGAATGGTAAGAATTCAATCCCATTTGAAAATGGCTGATGATTTCTCTCCATTTACCTACCACATTAAATATGCATTATTTTGCCTCATGGCCGGATGGGTTCAAATATTGTCTCTTATAGTATTAATTAGAAGTTTGGAGAACATACAAAACTTGAGGGTTGCCACTGACGAAGTACCTATATATTCACCTTGACAACAACAATGAGGTTCAAAACGAGCTTTGACGggataataaacaatttaattttttcaaattttaaaataaaattgatattaaaaaatattataataataatattttatttaactcttaaCTTTTATAAGCCTTACGTTTATAGAAACTATCTTGATGATCACGTCTTCTCACACAACTTCGCTACCAATAAAAGCTAATCGGCTGTTATTGATTACTGTGGACATAGATCCTAAGTAGTGCATGAATaagtctgaaaaaataaaatgattcatCTACAAATTTCTTATAACTCTATTACAAttctatattaaataaa carries:
- the LOC109015539 gene encoding uncharacterized protein LOC109015539, whose product is MSPVVLTQLATGLSVLAGAVLVKSVMEQKPMAGPFPRCPSCNGTGRVSCLCSRWSDDDVGCRSCAGSGRMACRSCGGNGTSRPLPAQLIVRPPNRPS